CCCAAGCGTCGATGACATGGACGTTCTTATATGACAGGCTCTTGGCCCAGTCATTGATGAGCGAGTGGAAGGAAGATCCACTGTCGTTGACAGGGACGGTCACCAGTAGCACTTGGGCTCCGTTGGCCAGGGCCAGCGAGATCATGTTCAGATAGTTGCTCTCGCTCTCCGCGACGCTCAACCAATTACGGTCCTCCCGCGTCATCGCCAGCACCACCACATCGGGACTGAGCGAGATGACGTCCGGTCCGAACCTTGTAAGCATATTCCATGAGATATCTCCTGTCATGACCATGTTGTGGACGCTGACGTTCAACATGGATCCAAGCTGAGAGATGACCGAGTCCTGGGAGTTATTCGGGTCATCCTTCACCATGGTCTCACCGACGGT
Above is a window of Methanomassiliicoccus sp. DNA encoding:
- a CDS encoding SGNH/GDSL hydrolase family protein, which translates into the protein MMGRHCQVFVAITLSCFFLLFIPPIATAGDAGAPVVVVIGDHITVGETMVKDDPNNSQDSVISQLGSMLNVSVHNMVMTGDISWNMLTRFGPDVISLSPDVVVLAMTREDRNWLSVAESESNYLNMISLALANGAQVLLVTVPVNDSGSSFHSLINDWAKSLSYKNVHVIDAWALLGDANDTLASEYQVGDGVHLSPAGHQRIADELFVVGFGSTRYEGEEVTMPWRGPMVGWGIIGGLGAISGLLYFQGRRMNKS